AGCGAAGAGTTATGAGGAGATAGCAAAACTTATAGTAGAGGCTAAAAGGGTAGTGGTGTGGTGATATGAGGTGGAAGATAACGAAGGTTTTTGACTTTGAGGCTGGACACAGAGTTTGGAAGCAAAATCTTACCTACGGAAGGGGATCTGAGTTCACAAGAAGGGATGCCATGCCACAAAACAAATGCGTAAACCTTCACGGACACAGTTATACCCTTGAGGTTACCTTAGGTTCTGACACGCTGAGCGAGCAGGACATGGTTATGGACTTTTACCACGTGAAGAACGCCCTTAAGGATATCATAGATAAGATGGATCACAGTTTTATAATAGACACAAATGATCCAATGTATCCAGAGCTAAAACAGGTTGCCGAAAAGTACGGAGCCATGAAGATATTTCCTGTTGATTTTTGTCCAACAGCGGAAGCCTTAGCTAAGTTCTTTTACGATTTTTTAACGGATAGGCTCAATCAGGCGGGACTTTTGGGAGAGGTTAAGGTGATCAGCGTGATCCTGTGGGAAACGAGAACTTCAAAAGCCGAATACAGACCAGAATGAATCTGAAAATAGCGGTCGGCGGGAGGGTGTTTGAACTTTCCATTCCCTTTCCGTATGGAGAAAATCCTACAGGGTATCGTGTACTTCTTCCATCGGGTAAAACGGGCATAGTTCTTGGCATAGGCAAAGGAGGGGAACACATACAAGATGCTAAGTTTCCAGATGATAAACCTATCGTGTCTGCCGAACATTTAGAGACTTTGAGGGATCTTTCAAAGCTTTATGGACTCAATCCTTGGATGCTTCTTTTTAATCTGCTCCCTGAAGAGTTCCTTTGGAGAGAAGAGACGTATCTTTTATCCACAGGCAGATCCATTTACGGGCTTGACAGCAAAAGTATGCAGGTTATTAGTTATGTGCAAAAGAGAAAAGGTGTAAAGGAAAAGCAGATCAAAAATAAATTTGGTTGGCAGCTTGTGGAACTGCTCATTAGCAAGGGATTTTTGAAGAGGGAAAAAAGGTGGGACATACCTGAGGTCAAAACCGAGATCCTAAAGCTGGGACTACCCTTTGAAGAGGCTTACGAGAAGGTAAAGAGGTTAAGGGTAAAAGAGGAAAAGTTATCCATACTGAACTATTTAAAAGAGCGCACTTTTGCGAGTTTGGACGAACTCAGAGATATGGAATTTAAAGTCCGTGACATAAACTACCTTTTGGAAAAGGGTATACTCGTAAAAGAGGAGTACCCAGAATCTTATAGTGCAAATACCGTGAGATCAGATTGGAAGATCTCTACTCGAAAACTTCAAAAGAGCGGTATCATTTGTGGAGGTTACAGTATCGCTCTTAAAAGGTTAAGGGATGTACTACAAACTACTTTTTTACAGGGTAGATCGGCTCTAATCGTATGCACAACTCTATCTGGTCTTTTTTCGCTTGAAGTTGAACTTAAAAACACTTTCGGTGATGATCTTCTCGTTATATCCTCTAAAGAAAAATCGAGAGATCTTTTAAGAAACTGGTTCAAAGCGCAGGATGGGAACAAAATAGTATTAGGTAGTAGGTTGTCGCTCCTTGTGCCCGTAAGGGATATAGATGTTATAGCTTTATTTGATGATGCAGGGACTAAACTTCCAAATGGTATAGATCTTAGAAACTTCCTTTATCTGCTGTCAAAATATACAGGGGCAAAGTTCCTAATCGTATCGCCTGCCATAGATATACATACGTATAATCTTATAAAAGCGAATAGGGTGGAAATTGAGTACCTTATGCAAAAATTAGAGGTACACGTG
The Hydrogenobacter sp. genome window above contains:
- a CDS encoding 6-carboxytetrahydropterin synthase produces the protein MRWKITKVFDFEAGHRVWKQNLTYGRGSEFTRRDAMPQNKCVNLHGHSYTLEVTLGSDTLSEQDMVMDFYHVKNALKDIIDKMDHSFIIDTNDPMYPELKQVAEKYGAMKIFPVDFCPTAEALAKFFYDFLTDRLNQAGLLGEVKVISVILWETRTSKAEYRPE
- a CDS encoding primosomal protein N'; translation: MNLKIAVGGRVFELSIPFPYGENPTGYRVLLPSGKTGIVLGIGKGGEHIQDAKFPDDKPIVSAEHLETLRDLSKLYGLNPWMLLFNLLPEEFLWREETYLLSTGRSIYGLDSKSMQVISYVQKRKGVKEKQIKNKFGWQLVELLISKGFLKREKRWDIPEVKTEILKLGLPFEEAYEKVKRLRVKEEKLSILNYLKERTFASLDELRDMEFKVRDINYLLEKGILVKEEYPESYSANTVRSDWKISTRKLQKSGIICGGYSIALKRLRDVLQTTFLQGRSALIVCTTLSGLFSLEVELKNTFGDDLLVISSKEKSRDLLRNWFKAQDGNKIVLGSRLSLLVPVRDIDVIALFDDAGTKLPNGIDLRNFLYLLSKYTGAKFLIVSPAIDIHTYNLIKANRVEIEYLMQKLEVHVVKRKEEEVLCSESVKLLEKYADRKVLFLVNKKGYGYAYCPKCQSLCICPFCGTFLTLYKESEKILCTSCGFKSDLVCPECAGDVRSSSFGIEKAMEELEKLFGIRKNFTFDTFPAFEDTYDLVIVLNADNLLSVPFFNAEESYYRYLWRARAIARDKLLIQTLFPEHPILKHLQEGDWKSYCESELKRRREEKLPPFSRILLVRFTEDKSKELQKLAKNYGLEIRYRKTGRLMEVLVRGSFYNMSKIIKEIRILRPLHLEFF